Below is a genomic region from Actinomadura sp. NAK00032.
CGCCGCGCTGGACGAGCAGCGCGTGCAGGTCCCGCGTGGCGTGCGGGCCGTCCATGCGCCAGTTGTGCCGGTGGCGGCGCGCGGTGCGCGGGAGGGGCAGCGCGAACCAGGTGGCCTTGCCCCGGACGGCCGTGGACCGGAGCCGGGAGCGGGACGGGTGGTGCCCCCAGCGGCCGCCGGTCAGCAGCTCGATGATCTCCAGGCCGCGGCCGTGTTCGAGCATCGGGCCCGCGGGCGCCTGCGGGCGCCAGGCGCGGAGCGTGTCGAACGCCTTGACGACCAGTTCGTCGGCGCCGCGCCCGTCCGCGCGCTGGTAGACCCAGAGTTCGGCGCCGGACGGGCCGTCGCCGGGGGTCGCGTGCTGTAAGACGTTCGTGGCCAGCTCGCTGACCATGAGCGTGATGTCGTCGACGTCCTGGACGGCGAGTCCGAGCGCGGGCAGCAGGCCGGTCACGTGCGCGCGGGCGACCCGCGCGATCGTGTCGTCCCCGGGCAGGGGCAGTGCCGCGCAGCCGCCGCTCTCCAGCCTCCATGGAATCCCGCACGTCGCTGCGGCCTTCGTCATGACGCCCACCTCGGGTGGTCTGGGAGACATTCGCAATTCAGACATTCGCGACCTGAACCTCAGAGGTTCGCGAGTCGCTATGTGTGAATCACAGATACAAGCTTCGCACATTTCTGGCCGCCGGACGCGGAACATGGCAAGGATCATGCACTGACAGTTGAGACGTTCACCGATGTACCCTTTAGCGCACAAACCACGTTCGTACACGGCGATGCGGGAACGTACCGGCGGACCCGGGACGAACGAGGCCCGCCGCTGTAGCGTGGACGGCGCCTGAGAGAGGGCCGCACACATGAAGATCCCCCAGGGGTGCAGCCCTGGGGGATCGAGTGTGCGGCCCGGTCAGGGCCCGTTCCGCGTGCTAGCGGTCGTAGCGGCCGGCGCGCACGTCGTCGAGGAACGAGGCGAAGACCGAGCGGGGGACGACGTGCGCCCCCGCTTCGGGCGTCCTGCTGTCGCGCAGCCCGGTCGCGGTGCCGAGGTCGGCGACCTCGACGCAGCCGCCGTTGCTGCTCGCGCTCGCGGTGGCCTTGAACCACCGTGCCTGAGAGAGGTCCATTTCACTCCAGCGTCGCGATGAGTTTCTCCAGGTGCTTCGCGGTGTCGGTGGCGCTCAGCGCCGCCCCGCGGATCTGCTCGAAGATCTCGTCATACGCCTCCACTTTGGTCGGATCGTCGATCTCCTGGATATCGGCGTCGTTCTCCAGGAAGACCATCGCCGGCTCCCCGTCCGGGTACCGGAAGATGTTGACCAGCGTCGACATGCCCGGATGCAGGCCGTCGGCGAAGCGCAGCAGCCGCATCTCGACGTTCGGCCTGGCCGACATGGCGAGCAGGTGGCGGAGCTGGGCGCGGCGGTCGCCCGGGTCGCCCCACTCGTACATCAGGGACGCCTCGGTGATGACCGCGGTCAGCTCCGGCGCGGTGCCGTCGTCGCGGTCGAGGATCTGCTGCCGGCGCAGCCGGGCCCGCAGCGCCTGCTCCCGCCACTCCGGCGTCCGCGTCCCGGACGTCAGCAGCGCCTGCATGTACGGCAGGGTCTGCAGCAGGCCGGGCAGCACCAGCGGCATGACCACCCGGATGCTCGACGCGTCCCCCTCGTAGCCGGGGAACTCGTTGTCGAAGACGTCCGGGTAGTCACGCCACCAGGCCCGCTTCCGGGCGCGCGTCGCGAGATCCTCGAGCTCGTCGAGGTCGCTGCCCTCGTAGATGCGCGCCAGGTCGCGGATGTCACTGAGCTCGGGCCGAACCCAGTTGTTGGCCTCGAACCGGCCGACCTTGCCTCTTCCCCAGTTCAGCCGGTCGCAGACCTGGTTGGCCGTGTATCCGGCCGCGACGCGCAGGTCCCGAAGGCGGCGCGCCAGCCCCCGCTTGGCAATGGTGGCGCCGTACGCCTCGCTCATCGACGCCACCTCCCTTGACATACGGCCGCCATCAGCATACGCCTTCCGAATTTGTGAATCACAGATCTGGCCGGATCAGGAAGTGCTTCACGAATCGCGGTCACGGGACCGGCCTCACGACGCGGCGCGGTCGAACTCGCCCTTCCGCACGCCGTCCAGGAAGCAGGCCCATTCGTGCTGGTCGAAGACCGAGATCAGGTCGCCGGAAGTGCGCAAAAGGGTCCATTCCCCGACAAAAGCGACTTCGATTCCGCCCTCGTCGCTCGCCGAGCGCTGCCAGTCGAGGGCGTCCGGATCGACGCCCAGCTCCGCCGCCGACGGCTTCCTCATGCCGGCTTCCTCGCCACAGCGCAGTAGCCCAGCCGCGACCCATCACTATCGGCCTCGTCAGGGTCCTCGGCGCCCCACAGGCCGACATGGCACAGCTCCGCGGGCGCCCCCTCGTACGGCGGGACGATCTCCAGGCCGGTGAAGTACCGCTCGATCTCCGCGCGGGGCCGCGGGTAGGCGCCGCCGGACGACGACTTGGCGTACACGGCGGTCACCTGGTCGAGCTCCTCGCTCACCTGGTGGTCGCTGTTGATCGCGCACAGCGCCACGTAGCTGCCCGGCGCGAGCCGGCTCACGTACCGCTGGACGACGCCCCACGGGTCGTCCTCGTCGGGCACGAAGTGGGTCACCGTCACCAGCAGCAGCGCCACCGGCTCGGTGAGGTCGATCATCGCGGTGGTCTCCTCGTGCCCGAGCAGGCCCTCCGGGTCGCGGAAGTCCGCCGTGATGAACGCCGTCCCTGGCACGCCCTCCAGCAGGGCCTTCGCGTGGATCGAGACCAGCGGGTCGTTGTCGGCGTACAGGATCCGCGCGTCGGGGGCGACCTTCTGCACCGCGTCGTGGGTGTTGTTGCCCGTCGGCAGGCCGGCGCCCACGTCGATGAACTGCCGGATGCCCTGCTGGGCCAGCCACCGCACCGAGCGCTGCAGGAACCCGCGGTTGGCCCACGCGGCGTCGTCCAGGTCGGGCATGTGCGCGCGGACCTTCTTCACGGCCTCGCGGTCGACCGCGAAGTTCGCCGAGCCGCCGAGGATGTAGTCGTACATTCGGGCCGGGCTGGGGATCGTGCTGTCCACCCCGGGTGGAGCCTGTTCGATGTCGCTCATCGCATTGGCCTCCATTGCCGCATCTTGTGATGCACGAATTATGAAGCAATTGGTCAAGACGATGCGATGCGCCGGCCAAGGGCGCGCGGGGCGCCGGGTGGTTCGGCGGCGCTCACCGGGGCATGACCCGCCGAAGGGCGGAAAGGGGGGAACGATCATGAAGACCGCACCTGACCTGGCATTGCGGCAGCTCACCGTGCAATTCGTCGGCAACGCGACGACCCTGCTGCGCTGCGGGCCGTTCACGCTGCTGACCGACCCGAACTTCCTGCACCGCGGCCAGCGGGCGTATCTGGGGTTCGGGCTCACGTCCAAACGGCTGACCGAGCCCGCCCTGCGGATCGAGGAACTGCCGCGCATCGACGGCGTCGTCCTGTCCCATCTGCACGGTGACCACTGGGACCGGGTCGCCCGCGCGAAGCTCGACCGGGGCCTGCCCATCGTCACGACGCCGCACGCGGCCCGGCGGCTCCAGGGCTGGCACCGCTTCCGGCACGCGGTCGGGCTGCGCACCTGGGAGACGCACACCATGGTGAAGGACGGCGCGCTGCTCCGGATCACCTCGATGCCCGGTCGGCACGCGCCCGGCGCGGCCCGCATGCTGCTGCCCCCGGTGATGGGCAGCCTCCTGGAGTTCGGTCCGGCCACCGGCGACGTGCAGTTCCGCCTCTACATCACCGGTGACACGCTGATGTTCGACGGGATCCATCAGATCGCCCGCCGTACGCGGGACATCGACCTCGCCGTCCTGCACTTGGGCGGCACCAAGCTGCCCGGCGGGCTCATCGTCACGATGGACGCCACCCAGGGTGCCGACTTGTTCGAGACAGTTCGTCCTGCGCGGGCGGTGCCCGTCCACTACAACGACTACAGCGTCTTCAGCTCGCCCCTGGACGACTTCCGCCGCGAGCTGGAACGCCGGGGCTTCGGCGACCAGGCGACCTACGTCGAGCCGGGCCAGACCCACACCTTCACCCACCAGACCGGCTGACCGGCTGACCGGCTCTAGCGCTGCACCCGCTTTCGCATGGCGTGCGCCATGCGTAGAGGGAAGAGGCCCACGAGCGGTGCCCGGCGGCCCATGTCGTCGGTGTCCTTCTTGTCGAAGGCGCGGGCGTAGCGCTGCGCCTCGGACGCGGTGCCGTACTCCTTCGCGCCCCCGGCACCGCACCCGCGCGCGCACGTCCAGCGCATGGTCGCGCCGTCGGCGGTGAAGCGGAAGTCGTGGCCGAAGATGCGGCAGGTCTTCATCGGTCATGCCTCCGCGTTCGTGTCGGAGTTCTCGGGCGGCCCGTACCGGTTGCTTGCGAGGGGGCGCGCCCGTCCCTCGTGGACGGCTTCGCGCAGCGCGGCGCGGAACCGTCCAGGGCCCCAGTAGCGGGCGCCGACCATCTCGGCGAGCCGGGTGCGGCCGGTCGGGCCGTGCTCGGCGAGCGCCTGCGCGATGGCGGTGACCTCGCGGTCCAGGGCGACGTCGGCGCCGGCCGCCCACTCGGCCGACCGGCCGGTCATCATGCCCGGCGAGTAGAAGGTCTGCCCCGGGCCCGGCAGGAACCGGCGCAGCCCCGTGCGGCGCTCCCGCTCGCGGCGCAGGAGGCGGGCGCGGATGCGCTCGTCGCGCTCGCGCGCCGCCCGCTCCCGGTCCGCCGCCTCGGCGCGCTCGCGCTCGGCCTGCTCGGCCGTGCCCGCCTCGGCGGCCAGCGACTCGGCGGCGGAGCGGTGCTGCGCGGCCTCCATCCGGTCGGCGGCGGACTCGGCGCGCATCCGGTGGACGGCGGCCCGCCGCTCGTGCGCGCCGGCCCCCTCCTCGTCGCCGTCGGCGCGGGCCGTATGGGCGAGCGCCAGCTCGGTGTGCATGCGCTCCCATTCGGCGTAGGTCTCGGCCTGCTCCAGGGCGATCTCGGCCTCGGTCCCGTCGAGCCCGGCGGCGCGCCCGCGGGTCTCGGCGGCCATCGCCCGCTGCTCGCCCGCCCGCGCCCGCTCGTCCGCCGCGGCGGCCAGGACCGCGTGCAGCGCGGAGTTCTCCTCGTCCTCCGCGGCGAGGGCCTCGACCCGCTCGCGGAGCCCGCGGGCCCGCTCGTCCGCCGCCTCGGCCCGGCCCAGGGCGGCCGCGCGCTCGGTGTCGTCGCGGGCGCGCTCGGCGGCGGCCCGCTCGTCGTGGGCGGTGGCCTCCTCGGTGAGGCGCTCGGCGTCCCACTCGGCGATCTGCGCGAGGGCCTCCTCGACGCGGAGCCGTTCGAGGGCGCGGGCGTCGCCCTCGTCCGCGTGCGGGCGCAGCTCGTGGACGGCGGCACGGTGCTCGGCGGCCCGCGCCCGCCCCTCCTCGGCGTGCCGCCGGGCCTCCAGCGCCGGCCGGTTCGCCCGGCCTGCCGCGCCCGTCGCCGTGCCTGCCCCGCCCGTCGCCGTGCCCGCCGCGCCCGCCGCCGCGGCCTCGCCGGACGACGGTTCCTCCGCCGCCTCCTCCGCGGTGAGCGGCCGGGCGATGTTCTCCAGCGAGGCCTGCTCGGCGCGGACCCCGAAGAACAGCTCGGCGATGCCGCCCAGCGCCATGATCACCGCACCGACGAAGAACCCGATCGCGACCTTCTCCACGGCGCCGCTGTCGATCAGGTTGCCGAAGATGAGCGGGCCGGTGATGCCGCCGGCGGCGGTGCCGATCGCGTAGAAGAACGCGATGGCGAGGGCGCGGGTCTCCATCGGGAAGATCTCGCTGACCGTCAGGTAGGCGGAGCTGGCGCCGGCCGAGGCGAAGAAGAACGTCACCGAGACCAGCGCGATGAACGTCCAGCTCGACAGCGTCCCCGCCACCAGGAAGGCCCCGAGCAGGCAGGTCAGCGCGGCCGAGATGAAGTACGTCCCGGAGATCATCGGCTTGCGGCCGACGGTGTCGAACATCCGCCCGAGCAGCAGCGGGCCAAGGAAGTTGCCGAACGCGAACAGCGCGATGAAGTACGGCACCGCCCCGGAGGCGACGTCGAAGTACTTGCTCAGGATCGTGCCGAGGTCGAACGTCACCGCGTTGTAGAGGAACGCCTGCCCGACGAACAGCGCGAACCCGAGCGTCGCCCGCTTCGGGTAGACCTTGACCGCGACCCGCGCGATCTCCCGGAACGGGATGGCCCGGCGCTGCCGCACCGTGATGCTCTCGCCCGGGTCGGCGAGGTCCCGGCCGGTCTCGGCGCGGACCTCCCCCTCGATGCGGTCGACGATCCGCTCGGCGTCCTCCTGGCGGCCGTGGATGAACAGCCAGCGCGGGCTCTCCGGCACGTGCCGCCGGACGAGCATGATCGCCAGGCCGAGCACGCCGCCGATCCCGAACGCCAGCCGCCAGCCGAAGTCCTGCGCGAAGAACGAGGTGTCCAGCAGCAGCAGCGCGGCCAGCGCGCCGAGCCCGGACCCCACCCAGTAGCTGCCGTTGATCGCGAGGTCGACGCGGCCGCGGGCGCGGGCCGGGATCAGCTCGTCGATCGCCGAGTTGATCGCCGCGTACTCGCCGCCGATGCCCATCCCGGTGACGAACCGGCAGGCGAAGAAGTACCAGGGCGCGAAGGCGAACGCGGTCGCGACGGTCGCGGCGATGTAGACGACCAGCGTGAGGATGAACAGCTTCTTGCGGCCGAACCGGTCGGTGAGCTGGCCGAAGAACAGCGCCCCGAGGCACGCCCCCGCGACGTAGATCGCCGCCGCGAGCCCGATGTCGGACGGCGACAGCTCGATGCCGCTGCCCGGCTCGGTGAGCCGCGCGGCGACGGAGCCGACGATGGTGACCTCGAGGCCGTCGAGGATCCAGACCGTGCCCAGGCCGACGACGATCATCCAGTGGAACCGCGACCACGGCAGCCGGTCCAGCCGCGCCGGAACGCTCGTGGTGATCGTGCCCAACCGTCCATCGGCGGTCATGCGGACGCCCCTCCCCACCGGACCCGTGGTCGCCTAAGTGATCAGCGGTAGGGCTACCCCTCACCCGGTCGCCACACATCGCCACGCCCGGCGGCGCGCACATAACCCGGGAAAAACACCGCCGATATCCGAAATGGCACCACAAAGCGGTTTCGGCCCGCCGGGATCGCCGGGAATGGCTAGTCTCGGCGCATGACCGGCACCTCCCCCGCGAACGGGCCGTCCGGCGACCGGCCGGCCATCGACTCCTCCGTCCCGCACACGGCGCGGGTCTGGAACTACTGGCTCGGCGGCAAGGACAACTACATCGTCGACCGGGATCTCGGCGACCAGATCCAGGCGGTGATCCCCGACATCGTCGCCTCGGCCCGCGCCGACCGCGGGTTCCTCGGCCGCGCCGTCGCCCACCTGGCCGGGGAGGCCGGCATCCGGCAGTTCCTCGATCTCGGGACGGGCCTGCCCACCGCGGGCAACACCCACGAGGTCGCGCAGGGCATCGCGCCGGAGTCCCGCATCGTGTACGTCGACAACGACCCGCTGGTGCTGACGCACGCGCACGCGCTGCTGACGTCCACCCCCGAGGGCGCCACCGACTACATCGAGGCGGACGCCCGCGACCCCGAGACCATCCTGAAGCGGGCGTCGGCGGTACTCGACTTCTCCCAGCCGGTCGCCATCATGATGCTGGGCATCCTGAACTTCATCCCCGGCGAGGACGAGGCGCAGCGGGTCGTGGACCGGCTGCTCGCCGCCGTCCCGTCCGGCAGCCACCTGGCGATCGCCCACCCGACCGGCGAGGTCGAGGGCGAGGCCGCGCAGCAGGCGGTCGACATGAGCAACCAGGCCGGGGTCGCGACGATGCGGCTGCGCAGCCGCGCGGAGCTGGAGCGCTTCTTCACCGGCCTGGAACTCCTGGAGCCGGGCGTCGTGTCCTGCTCGCAGTGGCGCCCGGCCGTCAGCGGCCTCGACGGGCCGCCGAAGCCGGTCTACCAGTTCTGCGGCCTCGGCCGGAAGCGCTAGCCGAACCCGGCCGCGAACCCGGCGGCGCTCCCGGCCGCGCCGGTCATCGGACGGTGCGGCGGTACGTCCCGAACGGGCCGTCCTCGTCGGGGGCGCCGGGCTCGGCTCCGCCGGTGCCGGTGACGTCCAGGCGGGTGTGGAGACCGGTGATGTGCAGAACGCGCAGCACCTTCGGCTGCGGTCGGCGCAGGCAGAACTCGCGCCCGCGGCCGGTCATCTCCTTGTGCGCCCACACGAACACGGCCAGGCCGCTGGAGTCGGCGAAACTCAGCCCGGACAGGTCCAGCAGCAGCCGCTGCGGGTCGTGCGCGGCGATCACCGCCGCGATGTGCCGGCGCAGCGGTTCGGAACCGGCCACGTCGAGCTCGCCCTCCAGGCGCAGCTCCACGGCCGTGCCGTCGGAGCGGGTGCCGACCGCCAGCAGCGGCGTCCCGTCGGCGCGGGTGAGGCTGGTCTCGACCGGCGGGACGGGCACGGGCGGGACGGGCACGGGCGGGACGGGCACGGGCGGGTCGGGCACGGGCGGGCGGGCGCCGGCGGGGCGGCGCCCATCTGCGGTGGTCACAGAGCCTCCATGGGCAAGGGTGGATTCTCCGGGACCGGGCAGGGGTCAGGGGCCGGGCCGAGGCGGAGCGGGCGGGAAAGCGGTGCGGTCGGGGGTTCCGGGGGTTCCGGGGGTCCCGGGGGCGTTCCGGGGGCTAGGACGTGCCTTCGCGCAGGATCTCGGCGGCCAGGTCGGCGACGCGGCGGCGGCTGTCGCGGGCCTGCTTGCGCAGCCGGTCGAACGCCGAGACGGCGTCCAGCCGGTGGGTGGCCATCAGGAAGCCGATGGCGCGTTCGATGACGACCCGGTAGTCCAGGGCGTACTGCAACTGGGTGGCGGTGGTGCTGTGCTCGCGGGACGTCAGCGCCGCCGCCATGAGCTCCCCGATCAGCCCGGCGTAGGCGCGCAGCGCGGAGAAGTCGGAGTCGTCCCAGCCGTAGGGCTGGGAGCGGTAGACGTTGAGCGTGCCGACCGGGCTGCCGCCCAGCAGCAGCGGCACCCCCGCGACGGCCCGCACCCGCTCGTCGAGGACGTCCACCAATTGCGGCCAGCGCGGGTCGGAGCGGACGTCCTTGGTGGAGACGGGCCTGCCCTCGACGTAGGTCTCGTAGCAGGGCCCCTGGCCGGCGCTGGCCTGCGCCTCCTCCAGGGACCGGCCCACCTCGTCGGACGCGGCCACGTACACCAGGGCCTCGGAATCGTCGATGAGCATGATCCCGGCGCCGTCGTAGCCGAAGAGCCGGTCCACCGAGCTGACCACCCGCTGGAGGGCGCGTCCGACGTCCGAGTCGACGGGCGCCTTGCGCAGCACCTCCAAACTGGAGTTCAACGCGTCGGTGTCGATATGCATCATGCTCCACATCCTTGAGTGGGAGAACGGTGGTAGACGAGATGTGGAGGCGCTACGGCCGGCCGTGCGCGCCGTCGCCGGCGGCCGGACGCGCGGCGAGGCGGACCAGCAGTTCGGCGGCGGTGTCGGCGAGGTGCTCCCCGACCGCGATCTGCCTGCTCGTCCAGGTGCACGGCGAGCACTGGTAGAAGTTCAGCGCCCCGACAACGTCGCCCCCGACCTGGACCGGGACCGCGAGGACGGCCCTGACCGGCGCCGCGGTGAGCGCCAGCCGCGCGTATCCGGGCCGGTCGGGGTGGCCGTCCAGGTCGTCCACGGCGACCGGGTGGCCGGTGAAGACGGCGTCGTGGGCGGGGCCCGCCTGCACGAACTGCTGGGCGTACTGCAGGTTCAGCCCTTCGGGAGTCGATCCGCCGACCGCGCGCAACCCGCTCGGTTCGCTCGGTTCGGGGGCCATCATCAGGGCGGCGCCGTCCACGCCGGAGATCACCGCCATCGAGCGCAGTGCGCCGGCCAGCCGGCCGGCGGCCTGGTGGGCGCCGTCGCCGACGCCGCGTTCGTTCGCCATGTTCCTCACCTCGGGCAGCATTGACTGCTGATCCGCGGACACAGGGCGGAACTTTCGGCCTACCTTACCCGGTTCAGGGTGGTTTCCGTCCGCTGGAACGCAGGCCGCGCGACCGCGATCGCGGCCGCGACGCCTGACCGGGTCCGGGCGGCGCACGCTCTCCTGGCACCGGTGGGTTCGCCCTGGTCAGACCGGGTAGGCAGGCCCCGTCCCGCGAACAGGGGCGGCTTCGGCGGGGACGGCTTCGGGGGAGGCGTCGTGCGAGTGCAGTGGCGGCGGCGCGTGCGCGCGGCGCGCTGGCCGGCGGGCATGGGGCTCGCGGCGTGGCGCTGGCTGCGGACGTCCCGCCGGATCCGGCGCCGCCGGCTCCGCACCGAGGCGGTCGCCGAGGTCAGGCGGATCCCGCGCCGTCCCGGCGGCGGGGTGCAGGACGCGCGGCAGGGCGTCGGCCCGGTCTTCCAGCGGCGCTACACGGTCCGCATCGCCGGCAGCCCGCTCGGCCCGGCGGAGCTGATCACCCGGCTGGGCGCCGACCTCAACGCGGCCTCGCCGGTGGAGGTCGCCGTCTTCGACAAGACGTCCGGCGGCGCCCGGCCCCTGGAGGTGGAGGACGAGTACGTCGTCCACATGCCGGGGCCGTGGAACTGCCCGGTGCGGGTGGTGGAGCGCACCCCGGAGTCGTTCCGGTTCGCGACGCTGCGCGGCCATCTGGAGGCCGGGGAGATCGAGTTCCGCGCCGCGCGGGCACCGGACGGCGACGACCTCGTGTTCACGATCGAGTCGTGGGCGCGCAGCGGGGAACGGCTGGCGGCGGTTCTCTACGAGAAGGTCGGCATCGCCAAGGAGATGCAGCTCCACATGTGGGCGCACTTCTGCACCCGGGTCGCCGAGCTGGCCGGCGGCCGGATGGTCGGCGAGGTGGAGGTCCAGACGGAACGGGCGAGCGGGTCGGCCGCCGGGGAGAGCCTCGTCGCCCGAGCGGTCACCGGGGCGGTCACCGGGGCGTTCAAGCACCCCTTCGCTCTCGCGGCCCGCGTGCGGAGCCGTCCGCTGCATCCCGAAGGGCTGCTGTTCGACGCCACACTGCTGCTGCACGGGACGTCCCAGTACTGGGGAGTCCCCTTCCTGGACGACCGCACGGAGCTGCCGGCCGAGGTGCGGCTCTCCCGCGCCATGGGCCTCCCGTCCGTCCTGCCGGACATCCTCGGCCTGGCGCTGCGCTGGCGGCAGCCGTCGGGCGACGACGCGGAGCTGCTGCTGGCCACGACCGGGCTCACCGTGCTCGGCCGCCGCCTCCTCCACCTGAAAGGCGCGTGGAGCCCGGCCTTCTACGGCTCCCTGCTCCCGTACCGGGCCGGTGACCGCCGGCTGATCCTCGGCGCGGCCGTCCACCATTCGCCGTCCGTCCCGGCCGATCTGCGCTCCCTTGACCGCGCCGTACGGGACCGGCCGTTCTCGCTGACGCTGCTGGTGGCGAGCGAGTTCGGCGGCTGGGAGCGGTTCGGGGAACTCCGGCTGCTCGGGCTCGCCCCCACCGACCCCAGGCGCTTCAATCCCGCGCGCAATCCCGTGGAGGGCCTGGAGCCCGCAGGGCTGCTCCAGCAGGTTCGCGGCCCGACGTACGCCGCCGTCCAGCGGGCCTCCCGCAAGGCGCCGCGATGAAGCCCGGGAGACGGCTTCTGCGCAGGACGCGCCTTCAAGCGCGCCTGCACCGCCTTCCCTTGAACTTCGACCCGTGCCAGCACGACGTGCACGAGCCCGAGAGCGGCTGGGAGGTCGACGACTACCGGCAGCCGCTCCCTCCGGAGCCGCCCGGCCCGCCGCTGCCCGGCGGTAGCTGGCAGATCGCCCGCCTGCTCGTCCAGAACTACGAGTACGCCGACCCGTCCATCATCCGGAGGGTGAGCGGCGCCGGCCCGCCCGAGCCCGGCCGGAACATGCTGCTCGAAGGCCACTTCTACGGCCTGCGCTTCTACCTCGGCGTCCGCGTCGGGGACGTCATCGACGAGACCGTCGAGCTGAACGGACGCCAGGTCCGGGTGTACGGCTGGAACTACCGCACGCTGCAGGGGCACCTCGAACGCGGCCAGATGGACCAGGAGGTGCGCAAGTGGCTCGACACCGGCGACGTCGAGTTCCACATCCACGCGTTCTCGCAGCCGGCGGTCGAACCGCATCCCATCGAGCGCCTCGGCTTCCGCGTCTTCGGCCGCCCCACCCAGCTCAAGTTCTACGACCGGGCCTGCCTGCGGATGAAGACGCTGACGGCCGCCGCCCTGACCGCCGACCGCCACCCCCGGCCGGCGGCCTGACCCCGCGCCAGCCCCGGAGGGACGCGTCAGGTCCGGAGGAATGCGTCGATCGTCCCGGTCTGCCCGAAG
It encodes:
- a CDS encoding DUF1990 family protein codes for the protein MRVQWRRRVRAARWPAGMGLAAWRWLRTSRRIRRRRLRTEAVAEVRRIPRRPGGGVQDARQGVGPVFQRRYTVRIAGSPLGPAELITRLGADLNAASPVEVAVFDKTSGGARPLEVEDEYVVHMPGPWNCPVRVVERTPESFRFATLRGHLEAGEIEFRAARAPDGDDLVFTIESWARSGERLAAVLYEKVGIAKEMQLHMWAHFCTRVAELAGGRMVGEVEVQTERASGSAAGESLVARAVTGAVTGAFKHPFALAARVRSRPLHPEGLLFDATLLLHGTSQYWGVPFLDDRTELPAEVRLSRAMGLPSVLPDILGLALRWRQPSGDDAELLLATTGLTVLGRRLLHLKGAWSPAFYGSLLPYRAGDRRLILGAAVHHSPSVPADLRSLDRAVRDRPFSLTLLVASEFGGWERFGELRLLGLAPTDPRRFNPARNPVEGLEPAGLLQQVRGPTYAAVQRASRKAPR
- a CDS encoding DUF1990 family protein, whose protein sequence is MNFDPCQHDVHEPESGWEVDDYRQPLPPEPPGPPLPGGSWQIARLLVQNYEYADPSIIRRVSGAGPPEPGRNMLLEGHFYGLRFYLGVRVGDVIDETVELNGRQVRVYGWNYRTLQGHLERGQMDQEVRKWLDTGDVEFHIHAFSQPAVEPHPIERLGFRVFGRPTQLKFYDRACLRMKTLTAAALTADRHPRPAA